A genomic segment from Montipora foliosa isolate CH-2021 chromosome 9, ASM3666993v2, whole genome shotgun sequence encodes:
- the LOC137971605 gene encoding uncharacterized protein has protein sequence MSQDAAGALIEWILVSERIIQARFHSRHIKLTVIHVYAPTEDADEETKDEFYVRLQEVLDKRNKHDMLVITGDVNAKVGEENTNYEQVMGKHGLGVRNRNGEKLCDMCDMNEVVTTGTLFPHKIIHKATWISPDGQTRNQIDHVLINKRFRNSVEDTRVYRSADLGSDHYLVCTTIRLKLKRPPRQKKTGRVKYDTSKLGNEDTLKEFKVTVRNRYQVLQQEGGDLEEDQHEVEKDFEVTRKAYTEVADTVLGKPRKKKKPWISGESWQPVDQRDANNKKILSTQSERVKNQLRAKYAEKNKEVKRSINQAEEAARSQHMKTLYLLTKRLSKGSQSGQSTSVMDKHGNLLANKKDIQDRWTEHFKEVLNREPPQNPITIMDDEEEEIDFQDAIEEIADTEPTLGEVKEAV, from the exons ATGTCACAAGATGCAGCTGGGGCTCTCATAGAATGGATACTGGTCAGTGAGAGGATAATTCAAGCTCGTTTTCACTCAAGGCACATCAAACTAACGGTAATACATGTCTATGCCCCAACCGAGGATGCAGATGAAGAGACCAAAGATGAGTTCTATGTAAGGCTACAGGAGGTGCTGGATAAGAGAAACAAGCACGATATGCTGGTTATCACCGGAGACGTGAATGCAAAGGTGGGAGAGGAAAACACCAACTATGAACAAGTGATGGGGAAGCACGGGCTAGGAGTACGAAATCGCAACGGTGAAAAGCTTTGCGATATGTGCGACATGAACGAAGTAGTCACAACAGGAACATTGTTTCCTCATAAAATTATCCACAAAGCGACATGGATTTCACCGGATGGACAGACCAGGAATCAGATCGATCATGTATTGATTAATAAACGGTTCAGGAACTCGGTAGAAGATACAAGGGTTTACAGGTCTGCAGACTTGGGTAGTGATCACTATCTTGTTTGTACAACTATCAGACTTAAGCTCAAGAGACCCccaaggcaaaaaaaaacaggtCGGGTCAAATACGACACATCAAAGCTGGGAAACGAAGATACCCTGAAAGAATTCAAGGTTACCGTAAGGAATAGGTACCAGGTCTTACAACAAGAAGGCGGAGATTTAGAAGAAGATCAACACGAGGTGGAGAAAGATTTTGAGGTCACGAGGAAAGCGTATACCGAAGTAGCGGATACTGTTTTAGGTAAAccgaggaagaagaagaaacctTGGATAAGCGGAGAGTCATGGCAGCCAGTAGATCAACGGGATgccaacaacaagaagattttaaGCACTCAATCAGAAAGGGTGAAGAATCAACTAAGAGCAAAATATGCTGAGAAGAACAAGGAGGTGAAAAGGAGCATCAA CCAAGCTGAAGAGGCTGCACGAAGCCAACACATGAAAACACTATACTTGCTAACAAAGAGACTTAGCAAAGGCAGCCAGAGTGGCCAAAGCACTTCGGTGATGGACAAGCACGGAAACCTCCTTGCCAACAAAAAAGATATACAAGACCGATGGACAGAACACTTCAAAGAGGTACTGAACAGAGAACCACCACAAAATCCAATAACCATCATggatgatgaagaagaagagaTCGATTTCCAGGATGCAATAGAGGAGATTGCAGACACTGAGCCAACACTAGGCGAAGTAAAGGAGGCagtttga